Proteins encoded by one window of Bacillus rossius redtenbacheri isolate Brsri chromosome 3, Brsri_v3, whole genome shotgun sequence:
- the LOC134530698 gene encoding uncharacterized protein LOC134530698 yields the protein MAVSKLPECVRSLLRTGIVVTTPAQTIVELVLNSIDAKATSISVRVDLQNFRLEVSDNGCGMNLKDIDRVGTRYMTSKCHSLQDLHNRLTHFGYRGEALASLRDATGFLTIESRPIGSDETYCKTFIRGKPYRAAVSEVQRQSFGTTVTAVEFMYNLPVRRKQIKEALDIEEIKYQLECIAVIHPQISFHLRNDVTSKTIMQSYRCSSIVQAFSCLFGEKIASYLAPVHHELSGYKLTGHISKHSHTLKHLQLVYVNRRLVRKTKIHRLVNTLLAKSYILRPNGPWKNSPISKNLTSAFWLTFPAREKRNKFAVFVLNIQCAHTNYDVSFEPKKTFIEFVDWDVVLKLIDEGVRKFLAQETIGLIDDSPSVSRGRDHQSQMSVMREMEDLEKESALASADIQNASSNDKDPTHIDADDRRKSLVTHGVSGLPARRRKLKCEQIIPQCAIPECSQEGSNSLKKFASQNVTSPEHLETFSENPFPTTSSLSDSAEQRTKNKGADRNAPAEINESFLPPPPKIPRTRFSNKILLMESTDSEDPISSTRWMRNSDRRYADGQKGKYVDAHKNLDMTKGKLKNFSFSLKKNNVCQERRISKNLVERHKMPILKGAKKTKVIGTLKNFSFCTPNNRHCAAQQSGEENTSMEAIASTQTNFSGDCHSGAEFSFSAPVSRRLSRTTTHKPLLLSKSSQTEEGFHEFETNKEGNFQSSVHKRDIGINAPCEILTPADTVLIEPKLNHNAVIKENSELISQKPSLTTDAPKKSLEFCNKVMIVNNSIADETTSRKCTDNLLKSCLKNNLHLEQSVCCKQAASKSVSFSRNSKCNITAYTVKLQSDDKRILLSKDDQQEAPYFQRAESQSSLLENKKFYMTSSDFLHTFKASEKISLSLFNCDSCGTGDILNNPAGIPVENNSNSNCDNISSFNEIYRKYLENNDNSSKQGRKLEMLASNGDSDSEARCKCSNILLHLHDDLRNKVCDTQKTKNIVEKKTTIYFSPIESGMLSRLSNQSESPICVVSVPVISSDDDSFCVDSEAGFNDMNSKKEEEFHSVAFSLEKCNKDTDTISDSSSLCGSSSSLADKFQMHKEINFCGSLSNAKGYENCSSRPGNKKINSPDDCSYDVRFDSSENCVSSKEDSIPCGQICVSPAKNLNAQNFGCDINAKVNGSLKLSSLYECKQYHKEPFTEICSLDFFCGARETVKSLCSCTCGTKEDNSNIHDTTKKLPYGISKEGDSYEKEVLRERKMSTKKQVLQLISSNIKILAPSSDSKMVVESSEGQCSESHCSESGTVQKSATVEGENCNTHQEIRDETSERSQGRQSITTSKYCREKVLVGNSSIDSSADVLTGPENGMESGAEVQISQTCNALYNACDSFDKEKDNTDIVAGEVPNADGDFLATSVSSQILIEVMDKAVQSMSDSTSDHSKNQLDCNRLYTDGQSASASEKNQSVQNTSNEKAAEKGNRPEDWSEAFDSSGKKYYMHTRSGITSYEAPVPTQEQATFKITKRYDFLPKGMSPILQLPTSRSCETACLASEQLEMLAEAVSEGGRLQNELTSVKWGTSEAEKPGVGSSCMDLVDQLMCSADRRMGFCEQDVPSTKLTEKNAIKVYNIMFPHLLTKDSLVAARVLRQVDKKLILAVTTMEKSAPPHLLVLFDQHAVHERIRVEKLFKDYRMEGSLTQFRSTDAEPNITMDLSAQEVRILTSFENEFHQAGLYYNVMNDTQIQVTKIPTCLHERENREAKRGTSVLKKFLESLIREQVDALIQTHGIPCSVPPTLRDIINSEACKGALKFGHELSTAECQMLVKHLALCDMPFHCAHGRPSVVTIADLNLINQQEQYERPRLWN from the exons ATGGCTGTGAGCAAACTTCCTGAATGTGTACGATCACTTTTGAGGACTGGTATAGTTGTGACAACTCCAGCTCAAACGATTGTAGAACTG GTATTAAATAGTATCGATGCAAAAGCCACATCCATTTCAGTGCGTGTTGATCTGCAGAATTTCAGGCTGGAGGTGTCTGATAATGGCTGCGGAATGAACCTGAAGGACATTGACAGAGTAGGCACCAG GTACATGACCAGTAAATGCCACTCATTGCAAGACCTGCATAATCGCCTCACCCACTTTGGCTACCGCGGGGAAGCCCTGGCGAGCCTACGTGATGCGACTGGCTTCCTGACCATCGAGTCCCGTCCTATTGGCAGTGACGAAACGTACTGCAAGACGTTCATCCGCGGCAAGCCTTACCGAGCCGCTGTGTCCGAGGTACAGCGGCAGTCTTTCGGGACAACGGTGACCGCTGTAGAATTCATGTACAACTTACCAGTGAGGAGGAAACAAATTAAGGAAGCATTAGATATAGAGGAGATTAAGTATCAGCTGGAGTGTATTGCAGTCATACATCCACAG ATCTCATTTCACTTACGTAATGACGTTACGTCTAAAACAATAATGCAATCTTACAGATGCTCATCCATTGTACAGGCATTTTCTTGCTTATTTGGTGAGAAAATAGCTAGCTATCTTGCACCTGTGCATCATGAGTTGAGTGGATACAAGCTGACTGGTCACATTAGCAAACACTCTCACACACTAAAACACTTGCAGTTGGTTTATGTGAACAGAAGACTTGTGCGGAAGACAAAGATACACAGGCTTGTCAATACGCTGCTGGCTAAAAGTTATATACTGAGACCGAATGGACCTTGGAAGAATTCACCAATCTCAAAGAACTTAACCTCTGCTTTTTGGCTTACTTTTCCTGCACGtgaaaaaagaaacaaatttgCTGTTTTTGTTTTGAACATACAATGTGCGCACACTAATTACGATGTCAGCTTTGAACCAAAGAAAACTTTCATAGAATTTGTAGACTGGGATGTGGTCCTTAAACTCATTGATGAAGGTGTCAGAAAGTTTTTAGCTCAGGAAACTATAGGTTTGATTGACGATAGCCCGTCTGTATCTAGAGGCAGGGACCATCAGAGCCAAATGTCTGTTATGCGGGAAATGGAGGACCTGGAGAAAGAGAGTGCGTTGGCCTCTGCAGACATACAAAATGCTTCTAGCAATGATAAAGATCCTACCCACATTGATGCAGATGATAGGAGAAAGTCCTTGGTCACTCATGGTGTAAGTGGTTTGCCGGCTAGAAGAAGGAAGCTTAAGTGCGAGCAGATTATTCCACAGTGTGCCATTCCAGAGTGTAGTCAGGAAGGATCCAACTCCTTAAAAAAATTTGCCAGTCAAAATGTTACATCACCAGAACATTTGGAAACCTTCTCTGAGAATCCATTTCCAACCACGTCCAGTTTGTCAGATTCAGCAGAACAGCGGACAAAAAATAAGGGTGCAGATAGGAATGCTCCTGCAGAAATTAATGAATCATTTCTTCCCCCTCCACCCAAAATACCTCGGACGAGATTTAGTAACAAAATTTTGTTGATGGAAAGCACTGATTCTGAAGACCCCATATCTTCAACTCGATGGATGCGTAATAGTGACAGGAGGTACGCAGATGGTCAGAAGGGCAAATACGTAGATGCCCACAAAAATTTGGACATGACGAAGGGTAAACTGAAAAATTTTTCGTTTAGCTTGAAGAAAAATAATGTCTGTCAAGAGAGGCGGATTTCAAAAAATTTAGTTGAGCGACACAAAATGCCAATTCTGAAAGGAGCTAAAAAAACTAAAGTGATAGGTACTTTAAAGAACTTTTCATTCTGTACTCCGAATAACAGGCATTGTGCAGCACAGCAGAGTGGTGAAGAAAACACCAGCATGGAAGCAATTGCTAGCACTCAGACAAATTTCTCAGGAGATTGTCATTCAGGTGCTGAATTTAGTTTCTCTGCTCCTGTGTCCAGAAGGTTGTCACGTACAACTACACACAAACCACTATTGCTCTCGAAAAGTTCTCAGACTGAGGAAGGTTTTCATGAATTTGAAACTAATAAAGAAGGAAATTTCCAGTCTTCAGTTCATAAACGAGACATAGGAATAAATGCTCCATGTGAAATATTGACTCCTGCTGACACTGTTTTAATTGAACCAAAATTAAATCATAATGCTGTGATAAAAGAAAATTCTGAactgatttctcagaaaccaagTCTGACCACTGATGCTCCAAAAAAGTCACTAGAATTTTGTAATAAAGTCATGATTGTAAATAACAGCATTGCAGATGAAACTACCTCAAGAAAATGTACAGATAATTTGTTGAAGTCTTGTTTGAAAAATAACTTACACCTAGAACAATCAGTTTGTTGCAAGCAAGCAGCAAGCAAGTCAGTATCATTTAGTAGAAATTCAAAATGTAACATTACTGCATACACAGTAAAATTGCAATCTGATGATAAAAGAATTCTGTTGTCAAAAGATGATCAACAAGAAGCACCATATTTTCAAAGAGCTGAGTCTCAGTCATCActtcttgaaaataaaaagttttacatGACTAGTTCAGATTTTTTACACACCTTCAAAGCATCAGAAAAGATATCACTATCTCTCTTTAATTGCGATAGCTGTGGTACTGGGGACATTTTAAATAATCCAGCTGGTATTCCAGTAGAAAATAACTCAAATAGTAATTGTGATAATATTTCAAGTTTCAAtgaaatttacagaaaatatttagaaaataatgataattcttCAAAACAGGGAAGAAAATTAGAAATGCTGGCATCAAATGGTGATTCAGATTCTGAAGCTAGATGTAAATGTTCAAACATACTATTGCATTTACATGATGATTTAAGAAACAAAGTTTGTGATACTcagaaaactaaaaatatagtggAGAagaaaacaacaatttatttcagtCCTATTGAAAGTGGAATGTTGTCAAGATTGTCTAACCAGTCAGAAAGTCCAATTTGTGTTGTTTCTGTGCCAGTAATTTCTTCAGATGATGACAGTTTCTGTGTAGATTCTGAAGCAGGCTTTAATGACATGAATAGCAAAAAGGAAGAAGAATTCCATTCAGTTGCCTTTTCTTTAGAAAAATGTAATAAAGATACAGACACTATCAGCGATTCTTCTTCCTTGTGTGGTTCTTCAAGTTCACTTGCTGATAAATTTCAAATGCATAAGGAAATAAACTTTTGTGGTTCCCTGTCAAATGCTAAAGGATACGAAAATTGTTCATCACGtcctggaaataaaaaaattaattctccaGATGACTGTTCATATGATGTTAGGTTTGATAGTTCTGAAAATTGTGTAAGCTCAAAAGAGGACAGTATTCCTTGTGGACAGATATGTGTTTCACCTGCAAAGAATTTGAATGCTCAGAATTTTGGATGCGACATTAATGCAAAGGTCAATGGTAGTTTAAAACTGTCTAGTTTGTATGAATGTAAACAATACCATAAAGAACCTTTTACAGAAATATGttcattagattttttttgtggtgccAGAGAAACTGTAAAATCACTTTGCAGCTGTACTTGTGGAACCAAAGAGGACAACAGTAACATACATGATACTACCAAAAAGCTTCCTTACGGCATTAGCAAGGAAGGTGATTCCTATGAGAAAGAGGTACTAAGGGAAAGAAAAATGAGTACGAAGAAGCAGGTCCTTCAATTGATTtcttcaaatataaaaattttggctccctctagtgacagtaaaatgGTTGTCGAATCTTCGGAAGGTCAGTGTTCGGAAAGTCATTGCAGTGAATCTGGTACTGTTCAGAAAAGTGCAACTGTTGAAGGTGAAAACTGTAATACTCATCAAGAAATCAGAGATGAAACATCAGAGAGGAGTCAGGGAAGGCAAAGCATTACTACCTCCAAATATTGTAGAGAAAAGGTTTTGGTTGGCAACAGTAGCATTGACAGCAGTGCTGATGTGCTCACAGGACCAGAAAATGGAATGGAAAGTGGTGCAGAAGTTCAGATTAGCCAGACATGTAATGCTCTGTACAATGCTTGTGATAGCTTTGACAAGGAAAAAGATAACACAGACATAGTTGCTGGGGAGGTTCCTAATGCAGATGGCGACTTTCTGGCAACTTCTGTATCCTCGCAGATCCTGATTGAAGTAATGGACAAGGCAGTACAAAGCATGAGTGACAGTACTTCAGATCACAGCAAAAACCAGTTAGATTGTAACAGATTGTATACTGATGGGCAGAGCGCAAGTGCATcagaaaaaaatcaatctgtgcaaAACACAAGTAATGAAAAGGCAGCAGAAAAGGGTAACAGACCAGAAGATTGGTCAGAAGCCTTTGATAGCAGTGGGAAAAAATACTACATGCACACTAGAAGTGGAATCACATCTTACGAGGCACCGGTACCAACACAGGAACAGGCTACGTTCAAGATAACGAAGAGATATGATTTCCTGCCGAAAGGAATGTCTCCAATTCTTCAGCTGCCGACTAGCAGAAGCTGCGAAACTGCGTGCTTGGCCTCTGAACAGCTTGAAATGCTGGCTGAAGCAGTCTCGGAAGGTGGACGGTTGCAGAATGAATTGACGTCAGTCAAATGGGGTACCTCAGAAGCGGAGAAACCAG GCGTAGGCTCTAGCTGTATGGATTTGGTTGACCAACTGATGTGCAGTGCTGACCGGCGAATGGGATTTTGCGAGCAAGATGTCCCGAGCACCAAACTTACAGAGAAGAATGCAATCAAAGTTTACAACATTATGTTTCCACATTTGCTCACTAAAGATTCTCTTGTGGCTGCAAGG GTGCTGAGGCAGGTTGACAAGAAATTAATTTTAGCCGTGACCACTATGGAGAAATCGGCGCCACCTCATCTCCTTGTCCTGTTTGACCAACATGCTGTCCATGAGCGAATAAGAGTAGAGAAACTTTTCAAAG ATTATAGAATGGAAGGAAGTTTAACCCAGTTCAGGTCAACGGATGCTGAGCCAAATATAACTATGGATCTTAGTGCTCAGGAGGTGAGAATTCTCACCAGTTTTGAAAATGAATTCCACCAAGCGGGCCTCTACTACAATGTCATGAACGATACACAAATTCAAGTTACGAAAATACCCACTTGCCTGCATGAGAGAGAGAATCGTGAG